AAAAATAAAATGATAGAGATCCGTATGATTCTAGCAGATCTTGGCTGCAAGATCTTGTCCCAGAAAGAAGCCGGAATCCAGGCGGATGTAGTAGAGGATGGACAGACATTTGAAGAAAATGCGTTAATTAAGGCGACGACGATCGCGGATATTGCACGGAAGATGCCAGAGTATAAAAATGCAGTTGTTCTAGCAGATGATTCCGGGCTGGAAATCGATGCGCTGAATAAAGAACCGGGAATCTATTCGGCACGCTATATGGGTGAGGATACGTCTTATGATATTAAGAACCAGGCGTTGATAGACCGGCTTGAGGGAGTGCCGGATGAGAAGCGTACAGCAAGATTTGTATGTGCGATAGCGGCGGCGCTTCCAGACGGAAGTACGGAAGTTGTACGAGGAACGATGGAAGGTCGTATTGGTTATGAGATCACAGGGGAAAATGGATTCGGATATGATCCGATCTTTTATCTGCCGCAGTTTGGCTGCAGCAGTGCGGAACTTGAACCGGAGAAGAAAAATGAACTGAGCCATCGCGGAGAAGGACTTCGCAAAATGCGCAAAGTATTGGAAGAAAAGCTGGAAAGCAAATAGAAGATATGACCAGACGAAAGAAAAGGCAGCTAGAAGAATACAGTAAAAGAAAAGACAGGAAGACAAAAGAAATATGAAAATTGTGATAGTAAGTGATACACATGGTTCCAGAAAGAATATTGAAAATGTTTGTGAGTGTAATCCGGATGCGGATATGCTGATCCATCTTGGTGATGTGGAAGATGATGCAGATTACATAGAAGCTATTTTTGAGTGTCCAACGCATATTGTGGGTGGAAACAATGATTTCTTTTCAAGACTTCCGAGGGAGGAAGAATTTGAACTGGAAGGACATCATATCTTTATTACGCATGGACATGCATATTATGTCAGCATGGGAGAGGCGCATTTGCAGGAAGAAGCACGCCGCAGAGGTGCGGATATTGTGATGTATGGGCACACACATGTGCCGGCACTTACAATAGACGCTGATCTTGTGACGCTGAATCCGGGCAGCCTGACTTATCCGAGGCAGCAGGGACGACAAGCTACCTACATGGTGATGAAATTAGAAAAAGGAAAACAGCCTGAAGTAGAGCTTAAAACTGTGTAAAGATATGAACTCAATAAGTCTGGAAAGCCCGATTTTACGGGCTTTCCGAAGTATGGAAGATACTTTGAAGAATTTTTTTGAAAAAAGTTTAAAAAAGTTGTTGACATATAGAGGGGGCTTATGTATAATACTATTTGTGTCACGGAGATAACGACACGGAAACAAAAAACGGGGTGTGGCTCAGCTTGGCTAGAGCGCCTGGTTTGGGACCAGGAGGTCGCAGGTTCGAATCCTGTCACCCCGATTGATATGCGGGTGTAGTTCAATGGTAGAACACCAGCCTTCCAAGCTGGATACGTGGGTTCGATTCCCATCACCCGCTTTCTTAAAGCCTGAAAGCTTTGAGAGCGGTTCTGGTAAAGAATGAATCGAAGAAAACAATTAATACGCGGGTGTAGTTCAATGGTAGAACACCAGCCTTCCAAGCTGGATACGTGGGTTCGATTCCCATCACCCGCTTTCTTGAAGCCTAAAAGCTTTGAGAGATAGTTCTAATAGAGCTAGATTGAGTCTGTAGCTCAGCTGGATAGAGCAACGGCCTTCTAAGCCGTAGGTCGAGGGTTCGAATCCCCCCAGGCTCGTTAGAACCACAGAAAATAGAATAGTGCTAAGTGTACTAAGTTGGACAAGCATAGTTCGATAAGTGTATATGGTGGGTATGGTGCAGTTGGTTAGCGCGCCAGATTGTGGTTCTGGATATCATGGGTTCGAGTCCCATTACCCACCCTTTTTTATTTTATTGGGCTATCGCCAAGCGGTAAGGCACAGGACTTTGACTCCTGCATTCGTTGGTTCGAATCCAACTAGCCCAGTTTTTATGGGCGTGTAGCTCAGGTGGTAGAGCACTTGACTTTTAATCAAGTTGTCCGGGGTTCGAATCCCCGCACGCTCACTGAATAGAATCCCCGTAAACCCAATGATTTCAAGGGTTTGCGGGGATTTTTCGTGTTTTGTGAATAGGTCAAAGTAGGTGAAAATAATACAAAGTAAATGTCTCAAAAGTGCCTCAGAAAAACAAGATGTCTCAAAGATGTCTCAGAAAAAAGAGTATGAGATAAAAAAATCTCACACTCTTAAAAATTAATCGCATCATTCACAGCGCCCTCTACATCTTCACGTTCGGCCAGAATATGTGAGTACACATTCATAACCATAGCCTCTGTATCACCAAGGAGCTGTGCAATCCTTTTGATGGATACACGAGGAATCTGATAACATAAGGACGAACAATAGTTGTGACGGAACACATGCCCGGTCAATCCAACGATATCCTCTTTACACGCAGCCTGCATCGATTCCACGATTCTCTTCCACATTTTGTCATAAGCACTTTTGGTAAGAGGCTTCTTATCTCGCATGGTCACGAAGAGCTGAGTCCGGCCGGAATGCTTAACGCTCTCTACATAGCTCTGAACCACGGGGAGAATCTTGGAAGGTATTGGAATGGTACGGATTCCATTAGAGCTCTTCGGATTCTTAACACCGGGAGTATTTGTAATATACTCATAGGCCTTACTAATAGATACTTCACGCTTTTTGAAATTAAAATCAAATATCGTAAGTGCCACGCACTCCTCACGTCTCAATCCACATCCATATATCAGATACACATAAGCCTGATCAGAATCATATTTATAAGTCGCGCCAAAGACGGCTTTCTTTTCGTCTGGTGTCAGAGGACGCTTTTCACTCGGCTTATATTTTATCTTGTCGGTACTCCTAAGAATATCATCAGCCACATTAGCAGCCAGAAGCTTGTCAGACACTGCAGATTTTAGAACCGCAGAAAAGGTCAATAAAATCTGCTGTTGAGTGCGCCTCTTATCCTCTGCATTTGCTAATAAAGTTTCAATGTGAATACGCTCCACATCTTTTAGCTTTAGCGCATTAAGAGCCGTGAAGTGCTTTTCAATAATATTCTCATACATGCGCTTAGTATTATTGGAGCGCCTGGACTTATACACATTCAGCCAGCTTCGGGAATAGTCTATGAACAATATGTCCGTATTCCTCACATAGTTCCTGGATTCAATCTGAGCTTTCATAGCAGCAACCTGACGTTCCAGGTCACGACTGCTCTTATTACTCCGGAGCGTGATCCGGTGCTTACGTCCATTCTGATCATAAGTTCCATCCCAAACCTTAGTCTGGTAATATCCGTCAGCTCCACAGGTATATTTTTTTGACGCCATTGTATCAACCTCTCTAAAAATAAGTATAAAAAATACACCTATACGGTGCCGTGGATTTGTGATACAATATTCTTGCTAGGGAGTATTGTATCGTGCACAGCACGTATAGTATTCATCAACCGTCCTTGTTACCAGCAAGGGCGGTTTTTGATTATTGAGCTAAGTCAAAAATAAATGGTGAGAATTCAAGCTCATAATTATCACTGGCACCCTCAACATAAAGCTGAAGAGCAGCAGGATCCAACTTGTCAAAGCAAAGTATTCCAGATGAAGATGCTCCAGGAAGTAACTCAGAAGAAAGCTCCGGATATTCTTCAAAGGAATTATAAGTATAAATCTGCTCATACTGCTGACCGTTCTGCAAAACTTTTGAAGAGGAAGACCAAATATTCATCTTATCAGATGAGTTGTTTGTAGCAGTAACATAAAATCTTGTCTCATCTTTTGCGAATTCAACTTTTGTAACAGAGATGGAAATTCCATTTTGTTCAGCAACCTTATCTGTAAATTCCCATGTTGCATCAGCTTTTCCGAATGATTCAAGATAAGTTGTCTTTTCTGCTGAATCAGCTACAAGGTAAGCCCATGTGGAATCAACACCCATGACAGTCTGGCCGTCTTTTGCTTTTTCGATTTTTGCATCAAAATTAATAAGATCATCTGTTTTAGGTGTCTCAGACATAATAGATTTTGGAATTTCAACTAACACGCTGTTATTGTAATCCATATCCACATATACCTGACAGCCGTAAATATCATCATTGGAGTCGACAGTGGAAACAATTCCGGTAAACTTAATGTATTTACCATTATAAGAATCCGGATTAGAAGCAACTGCAGTAATATCGTCTACATACTCCTTTTCTTTTGATGCAGTCTCAGTTTTCTTTGAACTTTCTGAGTTTGAACCGCCACAAGCAGTTACATTGATCGCCATCATAGCAACCAGCATCAGTGTTACAATTTTTCTTTTCATAAAGTACCTCTCTTTCCTAGAAGTTTAAGTAAGTTTTATATATAAACGCCATGGGCGAATATACCAATTATTCCCATGATACTTATTAAGGCATATCATATATAATACAATTATGAAAGTATTACTGGGACAAATTATGTATGACAAAAATCTTTCTGTGCGCCAGGTATCTATCATGACTGGAGTGTCCAAATCCACAATAAACAGAATCGTTAATGGACAAGTATCTCCAACCTTAGATACTGTGGAGCAGCTTGCAAAAGGTCTTCATCTGAAAGTTACGGACCTTTTCGAATCCGATATTCAATAAGTGTCCCATATCTGGGACAATTTCCAATTTTTACAACAGTTTCCTCCACTTTATGTGTCTTTATTAATAGAAGAGCGCATAAAAGATAAATAAGAACAAATGTTCGAAAAACCATTGAAAACAAAATCTAATAGTGATAAGATTCAATCAAGGAATTTCGGATGTATGCTCTAAGAGGAGGTACGCAGTATGGACAAAGAAACATGTAAGAAGCACATTATTGAAATGATCGAAAAAATAGACGACATTTCACAATTAAAGAGAATTTATGCCTACGTACATAGATTCTTCATCCGGAGGACAGGCGAATAGCCTGTTCTTTTTTTTAGGTAAATACACTTCGGAAGTAATCTTTGATTACCTGTCGATGTTCATAAGTCATCTCAAGGTATTCTTTTAACATTTTTCTATCAACTTCATCAAGATTATACTCTTCAACAACCTCATCAATCAGACAATCTGGAGCCGCAACAAACATTTCACCATCGCCGACAGTAAGCCAATAATAGTCAACTCTAAATTCGCGGCAAATAGATTTTGCCATTTGTTCGGTCAAATTTCTGCGACCGGACTCTAAAGAACATATGGCAGTCTTGGTAACACCAAGGCGCTGCCCCATTTCTTCTTGAGTTAAGCCAAGTGATTTACGAAGTGTTTTAAGTCGTTCATTCATTTTAAGATATCGCCTCCTTCTAGCAATACAATATCACTAAAAGTTAGCAAAGTCAACAAAAACATAAAAACAGAGTTGACAAATATAACTATGACAACTATAATGTGAGCATAGACAACGAAAGGAGTGATAAAAATGACAAAAGCAAAGGAAATACAATTTGAAAAAATGAAAGAAGACGCCATGGACTTTGGCGAAATCCTGGCAATGATACCGGAAGAAAAACAGGGCGACGCGAGAAATATATTAAAAGGGTTCGCGTTGTGCGCATCTATTGAAGAAGATAAGAGCGCATAAGGAAGGAGAGGTGAAGAAGATGTGGGAAAAAATAGAAGCCATAATGCTTTTAATATTTTTTGTGATTTGGTCATTAGGCTGGTTAACAACATACATAGCATTAAAAGCAGTTCTATTCTACATGAAGGCGAAAAAATATGCACCACCAAATAAGGCAGAGCTGAAAAAGTGGTGCAGATATGCTGCAAAACATTCCTTCGGATTAGTGGAAAATTTGCCGGATTAGGATTTCAGCTATCACGGTAGATAGAATTCCGAGCATCCAAGCCAAGAGATAAGACACCGGACGAGTGAGATGAAGAATGATTTCTCTGATTCTGGCATAACGGCGTTCAGAAAGATATGAATAAGCTTTGGCTGTTAATACGACGTGACGGATGTAGTGCTTGACATAGCCGTCCTTAACTAATTCATCTATGTAGTCAAGCAATACGGCATTGGGAATATTCTTGAAATAGGGATCATCGTAATAACGGCAAATACAATTCATATCTGCAGTTTCAATGAAATGCTTCAGGACAGTGTGCCGGGAAAGACGTTTGGGATTTAAAGAGGGTGCGAATAAGTTCATAATATGATTCCTTTCTTTTGAACTAGGCATGGCAGTGCCTGTAAGAAGAGTATAGGAGAAATGAAGAAAAAGAGCAACAGTAAAAGAGGTGAGTGGATGAAAGAAGTAGAAAAGACAATAGATGACCTGTGTAAACTCATACAGAAAAAAACAGAAAATTGCAAAGAAAGCTATGAGGTAAACGAACTGACAGAATTAACCAAAGCTCTGGCAGAACTGATAACCGCCAGAGCCAAGCTTGAATAGAAAGAGGTAAACAAATGCTAAAAGACATAGCACCATTGCTGGCATCGATAGCCGCGGTGTTAACGGCCATCGACCAAATATCCATAATTATCACAACAAAGCGATTATGGAAGCAACAGCAGCAATTACAGCAACAATTGGAGGAGCTACAGAAAGGATAAAAAAGTGGACAAATACATAGAAGCCTTAAAAGGCATTTCATACTCTGACTGGGTGAAGTTGCGAATGTGCATGGACGAAGAGTTCGACCGTCAGATTGGAGAAGCAAAGAAACAGATCAGGTTCAATAGCGTTGAGAAAGTAAAGAGGACTATACGTCATTACATCAATTAAGCAGGGAGGCGAGAAGAATGAAGTATCCAAAGAAGATTATGTCCAGACCGGATCTAATAAAAATGGGATTTTCAGAGACATATCTGAGAAGAGCATTTGCAACACCAGGGCAGACATTTGCATGGCAGGATAATCCCCAAATTAAAAACAGTCCGTATCAATACGATACGGAAGCATTCGAGGTATGGAGACAGAAAGACATACAGATGCAACAGAAAGCAATGCGTCAGAAGATAGGGGTGATGTAATGGAAGGGATAAGAGCACATAAACGAAAAATTCTGATGTGTAAGACAGTTAGAGCGGTTACAGAGACAATCGGAGTCATTGGAATGGCGACCACCTGGATGGGTGTAAGTCACATGACTAACAGCAGTCCGGCATTGCTTCCGGGAGGGACAAGAATCGTGGCTGGATTAATCATTGTGACAACAGCATACCTAATCAACAAGGCGGTCAGATATGCAAAATAAAAAAAGAAAAGGAACTTGCCAAAACAAGTCCCAATTCCACTTTCACAGATTCGATGTCCGCAAAAGATACCCTACGGATATTATAGCTGTGAGGGTGGAGAAAGTCAAGAAAATAAGGGTTTTCACACTCTCTTTTCGGACTTGTTAAGAATATTAATATTGGCATCACAGTTATGAAAAAAAGATATAAGAGATTAACCTATGTTTTCAAAAACAGTATAGAGGTATATGAGTATCTGGATGGTAGGTATGGAGCTCCTGGAGAGAAGAGGGAAAAGAAAAAGAAAGCCACCAAGGAAGAGATTGCAAAAAGGAATCAATGGAACAGGGAGAGAAAGGTAAGGCATAAACTCAAGACATGGTTCCATGAAAATGACTACCTTGTCTTGCTGACTTACAAGAAAGAAGAACGTCCTCCGGACATGAAGACAGCAAAGGCTCAATTCAAGACATGGTACGAAAAGCTTCGGAAGGAATTCCGAAAAAGAGGTGCAGAACTTCGATGGATCAGGAACATAGAAAAGGGTTTAAGAGGGAACTGGCACGTCCATGTGGTGATCAATCGTATCGAAGGTGCGGATATCCTTATCAAAAAAGCATGGCCACATGGAAGCGCAACATTCAAGCACCTATATGAGAACGGAGACTTCGCAGACCTTGCAGGTTACATGTGCAAGACACCGGAGACGTGTGCCAGATACAATGAGAGTCTAAGTGAAGCAAGTTACTCAGCTTCCAAGAACCTTCCAGTCGAAGAGCCAAAAGTCAAAAAGCTCGCCTACTGGAGAAAAGAGCCAAAAGAAAAGGAAGGATACTACATAGACCGGGATAGTTTCCACGAGGGAACAAACCCAAGAACCAAGTGTAAATACAGATATTACACATTGGTGAGGATTCACAGGAGGATTTAAAGTGAAAGTTGAAGTGAATGAGACGCTTTTGAAAGAGTTTGGGCGCGTGTATAACGCTTGGAACAAGGAACATGGCATGGAGCCAGTATTAGATACCAGAGCATTAGCAGATATGGCAATCGCAAAAGCGGTCATGGTCATGAGAGACCGCATCGAAGCAGATACGGAAAGAAAAAAATACATGGTGGACCGTTACCGCGTAGAAGAATACTGCAATG
The sequence above is drawn from the Dorea formicigenerans genome and encodes:
- the rdgB gene encoding RdgB/HAM1 family non-canonical purine NTP pyrophosphatase, which codes for MDTIIFATGNKNKMIEIRMILADLGCKILSQKEAGIQADVVEDGQTFEENALIKATTIADIARKMPEYKNAVVLADDSGLEIDALNKEPGIYSARYMGEDTSYDIKNQALIDRLEGVPDEKRTARFVCAIAAALPDGSTEVVRGTMEGRIGYEITGENGFGYDPIFYLPQFGCSSAELEPEKKNELSHRGEGLRKMRKVLEEKLESK
- a CDS encoding metallophosphoesterase, with product MKIVIVSDTHGSRKNIENVCECNPDADMLIHLGDVEDDADYIEAIFECPTHIVGGNNDFFSRLPREEEFELEGHHIFITHGHAYYVSMGEAHLQEEARRRGADIVMYGHTHVPALTIDADLVTLNPGSLTYPRQQGRQATYMVMKLEKGKQPEVELKTV
- a CDS encoding tyrosine-type recombinase/integrase — protein: MASKKYTCGADGYYQTKVWDGTYDQNGRKHRITLRSNKSSRDLERQVAAMKAQIESRNYVRNTDILFIDYSRSWLNVYKSRRSNNTKRMYENIIEKHFTALNALKLKDVERIHIETLLANAEDKRRTQQQILLTFSAVLKSAVSDKLLAANVADDILRSTDKIKYKPSEKRPLTPDEKKAVFGATYKYDSDQAYVYLIYGCGLRREECVALTIFDFNFKKREVSISKAYEYITNTPGVKNPKSSNGIRTIPIPSKILPVVQSYVESVKHSGRTQLFVTMRDKKPLTKSAYDKMWKRIVESMQAACKEDIVGLTGHVFRHNYCSSLCYQIPRVSIKRIAQLLGDTEAMVMNVYSHILAEREDVEGAVNDAINF
- a CDS encoding helix-turn-helix domain-containing protein, with protein sequence MYDKNLSVRQVSIMTGVSKSTINRIVNGQVSPTLDTVEQLAKGLHLKVTDLFESDIQ
- a CDS encoding helix-turn-helix transcriptional regulator codes for the protein MNERLKTLRKSLGLTQEEMGQRLGVTKTAICSLESGRRNLTEQMAKSICREFRVDYYWLTVGDGEMFVAAPDCLIDEVVEEYNLDEVDRKMLKEYLEMTYEHRQVIKDYFRSVFT
- a CDS encoding rolling circle replication-associated protein, which encodes MKKRYKRLTYVFKNSIEVYEYLDGRYGAPGEKREKKKKATKEEIAKRNQWNRERKVRHKLKTWFHENDYLVLLTYKKEERPPDMKTAKAQFKTWYEKLRKEFRKRGAELRWIRNIEKGLRGNWHVHVVINRIEGADILIKKAWPHGSATFKHLYENGDFADLAGYMCKTPETCARYNESLSEASYSASKNLPVEEPKVKKLAYWRKEPKEKEGYYIDRDSFHEGTNPRTKCKYRYYTLVRIHRRI